GTGCGGGACCTGTGGGACCATACAGTCCGTGAAGGAGATGCCCTCCGGCGTCGGCTGCTTTGGATTGCAGGACAACCGCTGCCATGCATGCCAGACCTGCGGGGATTGGAGCCCGTGCAAGGCTGCCAAGGCAAAGGCCAGGAAGCAGCATTAAACCTCTTACTTTTTCTTTGCTTCGTTGACATAGTTCTATTGAGGAGATAATATGCAGAACTCCAGAAAAATCATGCTCGTGGCTGTCGCTTTGGCGATAGTAGTGGCCATTGGGGCCATGGCAATGACCCAGAACAAGAGCCCTGATGCCTTGGTCAATGACGATGACCAGAGCACAATCACAGAGCCGGTCGTGAACGATACGACCCCGGTGACGGTCGCCCCTGAGCCGGAGCCTGTGGTAGAACCCGACCCCATCGTGGAGCCCGAGCCTGGTCCGGTGGTCAACAACACCCACCCCGACTGTTAAACCCCTTCCAGTCTTTTCTTTGCTTCGATTGAATACTTATTCAGAGGTATCTGTTATGGATGCATCAAGAATAATCAGCCAGCACTATGGCAATAAGCACAATGAGACCACTCCGGTGGTTGTCGAGACCGGTATGGTGGCCCAGAACGTGGCCTATGAGATTTCCAGGTCCAGTGGGTTCGCGCATACGGTCGACTACTGGGTCGCGTTCGTAGAAGCTCTGCCAGATGGGAGTACCAAGGCCCACCATGGTCGTGCCTGCGTGTCCCTGCCAGACGCTCGAATGTGCGTGGACGACATGGTCGAGATGTGCAAGAAAACCTCTTAGTTTTCATTTCTTCGTTGGCATAGTATTATTGGTGATTTACATTACCACCGATTTCAAGAAAGTAGTACACATTGGAAGGGTCAAGGTCGGCCAGTTCAGGCGGCATGTCTTTCTGGACATAGAGTTCCAGAAAGGTAAGCTGTCCATAACTGGTGTCATCGGCCCCAAGGCCAATGGCAACGCCTATGGAAGTTCCGGCCAGATTGATATGGAGTTCGCCCATCGCAACCCAAAGGACAATGATGCCAGGACACGTCATCCTATCGAGCCAGGTGAGATTGAGTTCGCCCCTGGCTGGAGCAAGGCCAAGTGGCTGGACCTCATCGACATCTGGGAGTCCTGGCACTTGAACGACATGCGCCCAGGATGCGAGCACCAGATGGCCGAGAAGTGGGGTCAGGAGCTTCTGAAGTTCACGACCTACATTCTCAACTCCAGCACCTGCCAGATGAGACAAAACATTGAGCGTAGGGTCCAGCAGGAAATCGGGCTGAAGGGTACGGCATCCGTGACCCCCGAGGAGCAAGAGGTTCTAAACCTGCCCTACTCCCTGGACGTGCCCGAGGGCTCGCCTGAGCCCAAGCTGATATGGTACAATCCAAAGACCATGACCAGTAAATATTCGGGGCACACCTACCCCACGGAGCACCCTCAGGGCGTCCTGACCAAGCCCTGCCCTATCTGCGGCCACAAGTACGGCAGCGACTGGCAGAAGGTCGAGGTACCTGAAAAGGTCCTGGACTTCCTGAGGTCCCTGCCGGACACGGATATAGAGCCTGCCTGGGTGTAAACTCTTTCATCCTTTTCTTTTGTTCGATGACATAGCCATACTAGGTGGATTACATGTCTATCTGGAAGAAATCAAGTAATAACGTCATCCCCATGTGCCCGGAGTGCAGCGAGAAGATGTACCCCCATAAGGGCAAGTTCAAGGCCGAGGATATACGGATAGGGGACAGCATCAAGAAGCGCTTCGCAGAGGACGGCGCTGCTCCTGAGCACATGTGGGTCATCGTGACCTCTATCGCCGGGGACAAGCTGGTCGGCACGCTCGACAACGACCCCGTGGGCATGACCTCCATCAAATATGGGGACAGGGTCGAG
The sequence above is drawn from the Dehalococcoidia bacterium genome and encodes:
- a CDS encoding DUF2314 domain-containing protein codes for the protein MSIWKKSSNNVIPMCPECSEKMYPHKGKFKAEDIRIGDSIKKRFAEDGAAPEHMWVIVTSIAGDKLVGTLDNDPVGMTSIKYGDRVELDITEVEDIVLY